One genomic window of Microbacterium testaceum StLB037 includes the following:
- the sufC gene encoding Fe-S cluster assembly ATPase SufC: MSVLEIRDLHVTVETENGTTPILNGVTLTMRTGETHAIMGPNGSGKSTLAYTIAGHPKYTVTSGSITLDGEDVLEMSVDERARAGLFLAMQYPVEIPGVTVTNFLRTAKTAIDGEAPAIRSWTKDVKGAMENLRMDAKFAARNVNEGFSGGEKKRHEILQLELLKPKIAVLDETDSGLDVDALKIVSEGVNRAKEQTDLGVLLITHYTRILRYIRPDFVHVVVKGRIVEEGGPELADRLEEEGYDRFLEAGTPIDA, encoded by the coding sequence ATGTCTGTCCTCGAGATCCGCGACCTCCATGTGACGGTCGAGACGGAGAACGGTACGACCCCGATCCTCAACGGCGTGACGCTGACCATGCGCACCGGTGAGACCCACGCGATCATGGGCCCCAACGGCTCCGGCAAGTCGACCCTGGCGTACACGATCGCCGGCCACCCCAAGTACACCGTCACGAGCGGGTCCATCACGCTCGACGGGGAGGACGTGCTCGAGATGAGCGTCGACGAGCGCGCTCGCGCCGGTCTTTTCCTGGCGATGCAGTACCCGGTGGAGATCCCCGGTGTCACGGTCACCAACTTCCTGCGTACCGCGAAGACGGCCATCGACGGCGAGGCGCCGGCGATCCGCAGCTGGACCAAGGACGTCAAGGGTGCCATGGAGAACCTGCGCATGGACGCGAAGTTCGCCGCGCGCAACGTCAACGAGGGCTTCTCGGGTGGAGAGAAGAAGCGTCACGAGATCCTCCAGCTCGAGCTGCTGAAGCCGAAGATCGCCGTGCTCGACGAGACCGACTCCGGTCTCGACGTCGACGCGCTCAAGATCGTGTCGGAGGGCGTCAACCGCGCGAAGGAGCAGACCGACCTCGGCGTGCTGTTGATCACGCACTACACCCGCATCCTTCGCTACATCCGCCCCGACTTCGTGCACGTGGTCGTCAAGGGCCGGATCGTCGAAGAGGGCGGGCCCGAGCTCGCCGACCGACTCGAGGAAGAGGGTTACGACCGCTTCCTCGAGGCCGGTACGCCGATCGACGCGTAA
- a CDS encoding FecCD family ABC transporter permease, which translates to MSTATLSPGSSSTLTAVVAGRRRRRRRWTLVTGILIAAVVLAYAGSLMFGQTFYSPAEVWGVVTGQLVPGASFTVGELRLPRATTALMTGLCFGMGGVVFQSMLRNALASPDVIGINTGASAAAVIGIVVLGLGETAVSVMAMVAALVVALSIYLLAYRKGGSGARLILVGIGIAAMCQAIVSYVISRAAEWDLPAAMRWITGNLNDATWDRAVPVAVAVVVLGPILLGLSGRLEILRMGDDTAAAVGLPVERSRVLLIVAAVGLLAFGTAAAGPIAFVSFLAGPIAVRILGPVGSPVLPAGLVGALLVLVADFCAQFAFGTRLPVGVITGVLGAPYLVYLLIRSSRSGGTSL; encoded by the coding sequence GTGAGCACCGCTACTCTCAGCCCCGGTTCGTCGTCGACCCTCACCGCGGTCGTCGCCGGCCGTCGCCGACGCCGCCGGCGCTGGACGCTGGTGACCGGCATCCTGATCGCGGCCGTCGTGCTCGCCTACGCGGGCTCGCTCATGTTCGGCCAGACGTTCTACTCGCCCGCGGAGGTCTGGGGCGTGGTGACCGGACAGCTCGTGCCCGGAGCCTCGTTCACCGTCGGCGAGCTTCGGCTTCCGCGCGCGACGACCGCGCTGATGACGGGGCTGTGCTTCGGTATGGGCGGTGTCGTGTTCCAGTCGATGCTGCGCAACGCCCTCGCGAGCCCGGACGTGATCGGCATCAACACCGGCGCGAGCGCCGCCGCCGTCATCGGCATCGTCGTGCTCGGGCTCGGCGAGACCGCGGTGTCGGTCATGGCGATGGTCGCCGCCCTCGTCGTGGCCCTCTCCATCTACCTCCTCGCCTACCGCAAGGGCGGCTCGGGGGCACGCCTGATCCTCGTCGGCATCGGGATCGCGGCCATGTGCCAGGCGATCGTGTCGTACGTCATCTCGCGCGCGGCCGAGTGGGACCTTCCCGCCGCCATGCGCTGGATCACGGGGAACCTCAACGACGCGACGTGGGATCGAGCGGTCCCCGTTGCGGTCGCGGTGGTCGTGCTCGGTCCGATCCTTCTCGGACTCTCGGGACGCCTCGAGATCCTCCGCATGGGCGACGACACCGCCGCGGCCGTCGGACTGCCCGTCGAGCGCAGCCGCGTGCTCCTCATCGTCGCCGCGGTCGGCCTCCTCGCCTTCGGCACCGCGGCCGCCGGCCCCATCGCGTTCGTGTCGTTCCTCGCGGGCCCGATCGCCGTGCGCATCCTCGGCCCCGTCGGCTCCCCCGTCCTGCCGGCGGGTCTCGTGGGCGCGCTCCTCGTCCTCGTGGCCGATTTCTGCGCCCAGTTCGCCTTCGGCACCCGCCTGCCCGTCGGCGTGATCACCGGAGTGCTGGGAGCGCCCTATCTCGTCTACCTGCTCATCCGCAGCAGTCGATCCGGAGGGACGTCGCTATGA
- a CDS encoding iron-siderophore ABC transporter substrate-binding protein — translation MSRFRALAALAVGSALVLSGCAGTSAASGGSDASSSSASDAFPVTIDHAFGETTIPAAPKRVVTVSWGNQEAALALGVVPVAMPKVTWGDEDGDGLLPWVKDKLDELGAATPTLMDETNGFDYEAIADAKPDVILGAYSGMTQEQYDTLSKIAPVVAFPEIAWGTSWEQMTLTDAKALGLEAEGEKLVSDLEAHVTDEAAKYPALAGKKTLFTYLDPTDLSTVGYYSLKDPRALYLSEIGMTPSSAVETSSKDSSTFWFTQSTENIETFSDVDVIVGYGTSELLTQLQGDPLWSRIPAVKSGAAALLTDNTTLAAAANPSPLSIGTSYGDEYIATVGEAATKAGS, via the coding sequence GTGTCCCGATTCCGCGCTCTGGCGGCCCTCGCCGTCGGTTCCGCTCTCGTCCTTTCCGGCTGCGCCGGCACATCGGCCGCCTCCGGAGGGTCGGACGCGTCGTCCTCCTCCGCGAGCGACGCCTTCCCGGTCACGATCGACCACGCCTTCGGCGAGACGACGATCCCCGCGGCGCCGAAGCGCGTCGTCACCGTCAGCTGGGGCAACCAGGAAGCCGCGCTCGCCCTCGGCGTCGTGCCGGTGGCCATGCCCAAGGTGACCTGGGGCGACGAGGACGGCGACGGCCTCCTCCCCTGGGTCAAGGACAAGCTCGACGAGCTGGGCGCCGCTACCCCCACCCTCATGGACGAGACGAACGGCTTCGACTACGAGGCGATCGCCGACGCCAAGCCCGACGTCATCCTCGGCGCGTACTCCGGGATGACGCAGGAGCAGTACGACACGCTCAGCAAGATCGCTCCCGTCGTCGCCTTCCCCGAGATCGCCTGGGGCACTTCCTGGGAGCAGATGACCCTGACGGATGCCAAGGCCCTGGGCCTCGAGGCAGAGGGCGAGAAGCTGGTCTCCGACCTCGAAGCCCACGTCACCGACGAGGCGGCGAAGTACCCCGCGCTCGCCGGGAAGAAGACGCTCTTCACGTACCTCGACCCCACCGACCTCAGCACCGTCGGGTACTACTCCCTCAAGGACCCCCGCGCGCTCTACCTCAGCGAGATCGGCATGACGCCGTCCTCCGCCGTCGAGACCTCGAGCAAGGACAGCTCGACGTTCTGGTTCACGCAGAGCACCGAGAACATCGAGACGTTCTCCGACGTCGACGTCATCGTCGGCTACGGCACGTCCGAACTCCTCACCCAGCTGCAGGGCGACCCGCTGTGGTCGCGCATCCCCGCCGTGAAGTCGGGCGCGGCAGCGCTGCTCACCGACAACACCACCCTGGCCGCCGCCGCCAACCCCAGCCCGCTGTCCATCGGCACGAGCTACGGCGACGAGTACATCGCCACGGTCGGCGAGGCCGCCACGAAGGCCGGTTCGTGA
- a CDS encoding non-heme iron oxygenase ferredoxin subunit, translated as MSASRACGLSDLTQDEAHRVEIDGVAIAVVLDGNGEVHAIGDVCTHGDISLSDGFVEGETLECWAHGSAFSLKTGRPLNLPAFEPVPVYEVVIDGDDVLIDPSVTKATA; from the coding sequence GTGAGCGCCTCGCGCGCCTGCGGCCTGAGCGACCTCACCCAGGACGAGGCGCACCGCGTCGAGATCGACGGCGTCGCGATCGCCGTCGTCCTTGACGGCAATGGTGAGGTGCACGCCATTGGCGACGTCTGCACGCACGGCGACATCTCGCTGTCGGACGGCTTCGTCGAGGGCGAGACGCTGGAGTGCTGGGCACACGGCTCGGCGTTCTCGCTGAAGACCGGCCGCCCCCTGAACCTTCCGGCTTTCGAGCCGGTCCCCGTGTACGAGGTCGTGATCGACGGAGACGACGTGCTCATCGATCCTTCCGTCACCAAGGCGACGGCCTGA
- a CDS encoding ABC transporter ATP-binding protein, with the protein MTTERTLTADGVTLGYGDRTIVESLDLALPPGKVTTIVGANACGKSTLLKSMARLLTPTSGQVLLDGKAIHRLPTKQVARVLGLLPQSPLAPDGIAVSDLVSRGRHPHQGALSRWTSADDAAVARALDATDTAHLADRPVDELSGGQRQRVWIAMALAQETDVLLLDEPTTFLDISHQIDVLDLLTDLNRERGTTVAMVLHDLNLAARYADHLVAMSLGRVIAAGDPSEVLTEATVREVFGLDSRVVPDPLTGRPMVVPIGRHHTLVEPEQTRI; encoded by the coding sequence ATGACCACCGAGCGCACCCTGACCGCGGACGGCGTCACCCTCGGCTACGGCGACCGGACGATCGTGGAGTCGCTCGACCTGGCACTCCCCCCGGGCAAGGTCACGACGATCGTCGGCGCGAACGCGTGCGGCAAGTCCACGCTGTTGAAGTCGATGGCCCGGCTCCTGACCCCGACGTCCGGTCAGGTCCTGCTCGACGGCAAGGCGATCCACCGCCTGCCGACCAAACAGGTCGCTCGAGTGCTCGGTCTGCTTCCCCAGTCGCCGCTCGCTCCGGACGGCATCGCCGTGTCCGATCTCGTCAGCCGCGGTCGACACCCGCACCAGGGCGCTCTCTCGCGATGGACGAGCGCGGATGACGCCGCTGTCGCGCGCGCCCTCGACGCGACCGACACCGCGCACCTCGCCGACCGCCCCGTCGACGAACTGAGCGGCGGGCAGCGCCAGCGCGTCTGGATCGCGATGGCACTCGCGCAGGAGACCGACGTGCTTCTCCTCGACGAGCCGACGACCTTCCTCGACATCAGCCACCAGATCGACGTGCTGGATCTGCTCACCGATCTCAACCGCGAACGCGGCACGACGGTCGCCATGGTCCTGCACGACCTCAACCTCGCCGCACGCTACGCCGACCACCTCGTGGCCATGTCCCTGGGCCGGGTGATCGCCGCCGGCGACCCCTCGGAGGTGCTCACCGAGGCGACCGTCCGCGAGGTGTTCGGCCTCGACAGCCGCGTCGTCCCGGACCCGCTGACGGGCCGCCCCATGGTCGTCCCGATCGGTCGTCACCACACGCTGGTCGAACCGGAGCAGACGCGGATCTGA
- a CDS encoding MalY/PatB family protein, translated as MSVPPLQALPLDLLRQRSSTKWRSYGDDVIPMFVAETDFALAPAITAALHRAVEIGDTGYTPPRPGIDLDFAAYAERRWGWRPDPERIRWTGDVMMGVVEVLRAVTDPGDRVVVTPPVYPPFYDTVEEAGAVVERVPLLDDGERWSLDLDGIERALGQGARSVLLCNPHNPTGTVHTRESLAALARLAHRYGATVVSDEIHAPLTHAPSVFTPFLDAGPEAAAVGYAVTSASKTYNLAGLKCAVIVTASEETAAVVKGLPWEVEWRAGLFGVIANRAAFAAESDAWLDGLLAALDDNRRLLADLLAEHLPLARYRVPEAGFLAWVDVSAYGWGDNPAPFIRREAKVALHHGPLFGAEGVGHVRINVGCAPEVLRDAIERIGRLVRAE; from the coding sequence ATGAGCGTTCCTCCCCTCCAGGCCCTGCCGCTCGACCTCCTCCGTCAGCGCAGCAGTACCAAGTGGCGCTCGTACGGCGACGATGTCATCCCGATGTTCGTGGCCGAGACCGATTTCGCGCTGGCGCCCGCGATTACGGCGGCGTTGCACCGGGCGGTCGAGATCGGTGACACGGGCTACACCCCGCCGCGTCCGGGCATCGACCTCGACTTCGCCGCGTACGCGGAGCGTCGCTGGGGGTGGCGGCCCGACCCGGAGCGCATCCGGTGGACGGGGGACGTGATGATGGGCGTGGTCGAGGTGCTGCGCGCCGTCACCGACCCGGGCGACCGCGTGGTCGTGACCCCGCCGGTGTATCCGCCGTTCTACGACACCGTCGAAGAGGCCGGCGCGGTCGTCGAACGCGTGCCGCTCCTTGACGACGGCGAGCGCTGGTCGCTCGACCTCGACGGGATCGAGCGAGCCCTGGGCCAGGGAGCGCGCTCGGTGCTCCTCTGCAACCCGCACAACCCCACCGGGACCGTCCACACGCGGGAGTCGCTCGCAGCCCTCGCCCGCCTGGCTCATCGCTACGGGGCCACGGTCGTCAGCGACGAGATCCACGCGCCGCTCACGCACGCCCCGTCGGTCTTCACCCCGTTCCTGGATGCCGGACCCGAGGCCGCCGCGGTCGGGTACGCCGTGACGAGCGCGAGCAAGACCTACAACCTCGCGGGGCTGAAATGCGCGGTCATCGTGACCGCGTCGGAGGAGACCGCCGCGGTGGTGAAGGGATTGCCGTGGGAGGTCGAGTGGCGGGCCGGTCTCTTCGGGGTGATCGCCAACCGCGCCGCGTTCGCCGCCGAGAGCGACGCCTGGCTCGATGGGCTGCTCGCGGCCCTCGACGACAACCGAAGGCTGCTCGCCGACCTGCTCGCCGAGCACCTGCCGCTCGCTCGCTATCGCGTTCCCGAGGCCGGCTTCCTCGCCTGGGTCGACGTGTCCGCGTACGGGTGGGGGGACAACCCGGCGCCGTTCATCCGACGCGAGGCGAAAGTCGCCCTGCACCACGGGCCCCTGTTCGGCGCGGAGGGTGTCGGGCACGTGCGCATCAATGTCGGCTGCGCGCCCGAGGTGCTGCGCGACGCGATCGAGCGCATCGGACGGCTCGTACGCGCGGAGTGA
- a CDS encoding FecCD family ABC transporter permease produces MTAVIPAPPAPGDARSRRRGRRRVVWAVVLLAALVGAVLLSVTFGARDVAPHDIWAGLTGSTDTASAAAVGKRVPRTILAILVGAALAVSGAVLQGATRNPLADPQILGINGGAALAIVIGIAFFGLSSATGYIWTGMVGAAAAAIFVYAIGSLGRGGPTPLRLALAGAVTAVAFSSLLSAILLPRINVMNVFRFWQVGGVGGATVDTILQVLPFLLIGLVICLASASALNTLALGDELAAGLGARVRTARLFSSAGAVILCGAATAVAGPIGFVGLVVPHICRLLVGVDHRWLLPISAAGGAILLTVSDVIGRVISRPEEIEVGIVTALLGAPFFIALVRRQKMRAL; encoded by the coding sequence ATGACCGCTGTCATCCCGGCACCGCCCGCCCCCGGCGACGCGCGTTCGCGTCGCCGGGGGCGTCGGCGCGTCGTCTGGGCGGTGGTGCTGCTGGCGGCACTCGTGGGGGCTGTCCTCCTCTCGGTGACCTTCGGTGCCCGCGACGTCGCGCCCCACGACATCTGGGCGGGCCTGACGGGCTCGACCGACACGGCCTCCGCGGCAGCGGTCGGCAAGCGCGTTCCCCGCACCATCCTCGCGATCCTCGTGGGCGCCGCCCTCGCCGTCTCGGGTGCGGTCCTGCAGGGCGCGACGCGCAACCCCCTCGCCGACCCGCAGATCCTCGGCATCAACGGGGGCGCGGCGCTCGCGATCGTGATCGGCATCGCCTTCTTCGGCCTGAGCTCCGCCACCGGTTACATCTGGACCGGCATGGTCGGGGCCGCAGCGGCGGCGATCTTCGTCTACGCGATCGGCTCCCTCGGCCGGGGCGGTCCGACTCCGCTGCGACTCGCGCTCGCCGGAGCCGTCACCGCGGTGGCCTTCAGCTCTCTGCTGAGCGCGATCCTGCTCCCCCGCATCAACGTCATGAACGTCTTCCGCTTCTGGCAGGTCGGGGGCGTCGGCGGGGCGACGGTGGACACGATCCTGCAGGTCCTGCCGTTCCTGCTCATCGGTCTCGTGATCTGCCTGGCCAGCGCGTCCGCGCTCAACACGCTGGCTCTCGGCGATGAGCTCGCCGCCGGTCTGGGCGCCCGCGTGCGCACCGCACGCCTGTTCTCGTCGGCCGGAGCGGTGATCCTGTGCGGTGCCGCCACCGCGGTGGCCGGTCCCATCGGCTTCGTCGGGCTCGTGGTGCCGCACATCTGCCGCCTGCTGGTCGGTGTCGACCACCGCTGGCTGCTGCCCATCTCCGCGGCCGGGGGCGCGATCCTCCTCACCGTCTCCGACGTCATCGGCCGCGTCATCTCGCGCCCGGAGGAGATCGAGGTCGGCATCGTCACCGCGCTCCTCGGCGCCCCCTTCTTCATCGCTCTCGTCCGCCGCCAGAAGATGAGGGCCCTGTGA
- a CDS encoding siderophore-interacting protein has translation MTTTATRPAYRPYVAVVKEARRLSPHFARITFTSDDFDVFGTDRRDQRIKIVLPGPDGRLCDIGQHDPTAIDNGEWYVRWRDLPDGERMPFRTYTVRRIDPVARELDVDFVLHHDAGPAGAWAEVAAAGDSILVVGPDARSPESAQGIDFHPGTARRLLLAGDETAAPAICAVLEGLEPGMDVDAFIEVPTIDDALPLAARNARVTWLARDDRSHGEALIEAVEAWTKVSGDVLTRAAAPRPQVLEDIDVDVDLLWDSPDDSEGEFYAWIAGESSMVKTLRRMLVQGCGVDRKRVAFMGYWREGQGERTA, from the coding sequence GTGACCACCACCGCCACACGTCCTGCCTACCGCCCGTACGTCGCCGTGGTGAAGGAGGCGCGGCGACTCTCGCCGCACTTCGCCCGCATCACGTTCACCTCCGACGACTTCGATGTCTTCGGCACCGATCGGCGCGACCAGCGGATCAAGATCGTGCTGCCCGGGCCGGACGGACGGCTGTGCGACATCGGCCAGCACGACCCGACCGCGATCGACAACGGCGAGTGGTACGTCCGGTGGCGCGATCTGCCGGACGGGGAGCGGATGCCGTTCCGCACGTACACCGTGCGCCGGATCGACCCCGTGGCCCGCGAGCTCGACGTCGACTTCGTCCTTCATCACGATGCCGGCCCGGCGGGAGCATGGGCCGAGGTCGCCGCAGCGGGGGACAGCATCCTCGTCGTCGGGCCGGATGCCCGGAGTCCGGAGTCGGCTCAGGGGATCGACTTCCATCCCGGGACGGCCCGTCGCCTGCTGTTGGCCGGTGACGAGACGGCGGCTCCGGCGATCTGCGCGGTCCTCGAAGGACTCGAGCCCGGGATGGACGTCGACGCGTTCATCGAGGTGCCGACGATCGACGACGCGCTTCCCCTCGCCGCCCGGAACGCGCGCGTGACCTGGCTCGCGCGCGACGACCGCTCGCACGGCGAGGCCCTGATCGAAGCCGTCGAGGCGTGGACGAAGGTCTCGGGCGACGTCCTCACGCGCGCGGCGGCGCCGCGTCCCCAGGTGCTCGAGGACATCGACGTCGATGTCGACCTGCTCTGGGACAGCCCCGACGACTCCGAGGGCGAGTTCTACGCCTGGATCGCCGGCGAGTCGTCGATGGTGAAGACGCTGCGCCGGATGCTCGTGCAGGGATGCGGTGTCGACCGCAAGCGCGTCGCCTTCATGGGGTACTGGCGAGAAGGCCAGGGCGAGCGTACGGCCTGA
- a CDS encoding metal-sulfur cluster assembly factor, which yields MTATLAPEKYDEVTEALKDVMDPELGINVVDLGLIYDLAWDDENDALVIHMTLTSAGCPLTDVLEEQTAQALDNVVDRFRINWVWMPPWGPERITDDGRDMMRALGFAI from the coding sequence ATGACCGCAACCCTCGCGCCCGAGAAGTACGACGAGGTCACCGAGGCCCTGAAAGACGTCATGGACCCCGAACTGGGGATCAACGTCGTCGATCTGGGGCTCATCTACGACCTCGCGTGGGACGACGAGAACGACGCCCTCGTCATCCACATGACCCTGACCTCGGCCGGCTGCCCGCTGACCGACGTGCTCGAAGAGCAGACGGCTCAGGCCCTCGACAACGTGGTGGACCGCTTCCGCATCAACTGGGTGTGGATGCCGCCGTGGGGCCCCGAGCGGATCACCGACGACGGGCGCGACATGATGCGTGCCCTGGGCTTCGCGATCTGA